In Silene latifolia isolate original U9 population chromosome 3, ASM4854445v1, whole genome shotgun sequence, a single window of DNA contains:
- the LOC141649015 gene encoding uncharacterized protein LOC141649015 yields MFADDVLMFSRGDASSMMLLLKSFATFSKATGLKVSASKSNAYFSGVSDSLKQDILSVSGFSEGEPPFRYLGVINKVEAVCRNFLWDGSAEFRKSPLVAWDKVCRPKEEGGLGLRDQKTWNKALVGRLVDWVFEERDTIWVHWVNSNYLKGKSWLDYKPSTNSSWVWRRICGVKNEIAAGYSNGNWQHRPEGYTPSSCYKWLRGAKPEVRWRKIVWSSWSIPKHNFVGWLWAHEALHTNARLIMFGVDIEDRCWLCGQATETQHHLFFACVYSRKVIQAINQCTGSCFPVTDVMDWCIQRNGTKLQRGVQIALVMGAVYQVWMQRNRSRMEKAILLPVKVANLIMTDIKTRLKSKDRLHMKIMDITWLEKKNLM; encoded by the exons atgtttgctgatgatgttttaaTGTTCAGCAGAGGGGATGCGTCCTCAATGATGTTGCTTTTGAAGTCGTTTGCTACTTTTTCCAAAGCCACGGGCTTGAAGGTCAGTGCAAGTAAATCCAATGCTTACTTCAGTGGAGTGTCTGACTCACTCAAGCAGGATATATTGAGTGTCTCAGGCTTCAGTGAAGGGGAGCCGCCCTTCAGATATCTAG GGGTCATTAATAAGGTTGAAGCCGTGTGTAGGAATTTCCTATGGGATGGTAGTGCTGAGTTTAGGAAATCACCTTTAGTTGCTTGGGACAAGGTGTGTAGACCAAAGGAGGAAGGAGGCCTTGGCCTTAGAGACCAGAAAACTTGGAACAAAGCTTTGGTTGGCAGGTTAGTTGACTGGGTGTTTGAAGAGAGGGATACCATATGGGTTCACTGGGTGAACTCGAATTATCTGAAGGGGAAGAGTTGGTTAGATTACAAACCTAGTACAAACTCTAGTTGGGTTTGGAGGCGCATATGTGGAGTGAAGAATGAGATAGCTGCAGGATACTCTAATGGGAATTGGCAACATAGACCTGAGGGATATACTCCTTCGAGCTGCTATAAATGGTTGAGGGGAGCTAAACCAGAGGTCAGATGGAGGAAGATAGTGTGGAGCAGTTGGAGTATCCCTAAGCATAATTTTGTGGGTTGGCTTTGGGCACATGAGGCACTTCATACTAATGCCAGACTTATCATGTTTGGGGTGGATATTGAGGATAGATGCTGGCTCTGTGGGCAGGCTACTGAAACACAACATCATTTATTTTTTGCTTGTGTTTACAGTAGGAAGGTTATTCAGGCCATAAATCAGTGCACTGGGAGCTGCTTCCCTGTCACAGATGTCATGGACTGGTGCATCCAGAGAAATGGGACTAAACTTCAGAGGGGAGTGCAGATAGCTTTGGTGATGGGGGCTGTGTATCAGGTATGGATGCAGAGGAACAGGAGCAGAATGGAGAAGGCCATTCTATTGCCTGTGAAGGTGGCGAATCTGATCATGACTGATATAAAGACGCGGTTAAAAAGCAAGGATAGACTACACATGAAGATCATGGATATAACTTGGTTAGAAAAGAAAAATCTTATGTAA